The DNA window GTTATGCAGAGTTAATGGATGACAATCAGCAGCTTGCGTATCTTGTTTTCTCTCAACCTTCAGAATTTCTGCCCTTGTTTGACGACGCAGCTAAATGGGCCGAGGTACTCTTCCATCTCCAACTCTGCTTCTCTTTTCGGTAACCGACGTTTGATTTATTCTATATTGTGATCGGTTAACAGAAGGTCGTATATGGAGATCTCAGAAATTGCGAGAATGCTAGTGTTAAGGAAATGGTGCATGTTCGGATTAATATTAGTGGTTCTCCACTAGAGTGTCCTGGTTAGAATTAGATTGAACTCAATTTTAATGTCAAATTGGTCAATTGGTTTGTTTATATGTGATAGTTTGGGTATCTGCAGAGACTTGTCCGACTATTGGACGTATAAGGGCTAAACATAGAGGGATTCTTCTCACTGTTAAAGGAACTGTAGTTCGGTCTGGAGCAGTGAAGATGATTGAAGGAGAAAGAGAGTTTATTTGCAAAAAATGCAAGCATAGGTTCTGATTTGGTttcttaatgttttatttttctgcAGTTACTAAATTATTACACATTTTCTGATAGGTTCAAGGTCTATCCTGATCTGGAAACTAGTAATAGCATTACACAACCATTATCATGTCCTTCCCAGGTTCAACATCCTAGGTTCCATATTTCATATTCAAAATAGGAATAATCTGACCTCACATGGAAGAATGATCTTTGTATTTGACATTTAATTTGTGacttgtttttgtttgaataacagAATTTTAGAGTATGTGAAAGTACCAGTTTTCAGTTCATAGAAAATACTATAGTCTGCCATGAttatcaagaaattaaaatccAAGAAAGTACTCAACTCTTGGGTGTTGGTGCTATCCCGCGTTCAATTCCTGTCATTTTGAAGGATGATCTTGTTGATGTTGTTAAAGCTGGAGGTACATTGTTCTTAATCTTGATCTAATATCTGTTAAGAAAGcctttcattattttttatagccTGTTAATTTACATGATAATGGAGGTGCAAATATTGTTGATCATAAGCATTAATTCTATTGCTCCATGTCTGGCTTTTCCACATATATTCTTGTATTAAATGTAGGTAAATTTATTCAGTTTTCATTCAATATCAtggtttaatttttaacaacatACATGGCTTACCATCAAACATAACAATTGttagattttaataaaacaaaattttagtgCTAAATGCTGAATTTTAAGTGCTGAATGAGTTAAGTCTCGGCAAACTAAAAACTAAAGGAAAATATCTAAGTTGTAAGTAGTTGGTATGTAAGTTGATTTGGAATTAATGTCCGAAGCTACTTAAatactattttacccttataataactataattagattaattttggGGGTTAAAAGTTGTCTTTTGGAAGATTTTACTAGATTACCAAGTTATGACATTCATAGCTTACCAAATTAAGCAATATTTtagcttaatttttaaaacttaatttgagttgaatttaaataattaagtaattttaaataactattatcaacaaacttaattcaaataagtacTTCATTTAGTTTAAGTGATAAGCTTTGTTATCAAACAAACCAAtaataaacataacaaaaaacTCTCTTCTGTTATTTGGTGATTTCACCCAAAATGGGGAATCAAACCAATCCGTGATTGATAAGCGATATCATTGAATTTCTTATTGCATCGATATGCTGCAAACAAACCTGGCCATAATCCTATTAAAAGAACAACATGAAGTTTATCCTGAATTTATCACACCATTTGCCTCTCATATTTCATGTAATAACTTCTCAAACAACATTATGCCCATGTtggatttataatatttgttagcTAATTTGTTTGCAGATGATGTAATTGTCACTGGGATTTTGACAGCAAGATGGTCCTCAGATTTAAAGGATGTGCGTTGTGACCTTGAACCTGTTTTAGTTGCAAATCATGTGAGGTAATCTTAGTTAACCCTAATTTTTGTTTGAGAATCCAATTAATGTCAGAGTTTGGCCTTTCACATGGTGCTCTAtgttattattgatttataggtagataaataataaaagtaatttctTGTTCTGATACACTTTGCCTGTATTTCCTTCACTTCTAGGAGAACTAATGAGCTGAGGTCAGGCATAGATATTCCAGATGAAGTTATCATGACATTCAAGAAGTTTTGGTTTGATTTCAAAGATTCCCCTCTAAAAGGTGAAGACCATTTTACAGACAGATTGAGATGATTTGTCTTTAACCTATATCACCACCTATATCACCTTACAATTATAATTTGCATAAATTGTCTATAAACTATATCAGGGAGGAATGCCATTCTCCAAGCCATATGTCCACAAATTTTTGGACTCTTTACTGTAAAGCTTGCAGGTTTTTCTCATTCAATGTCCAACTATCATTTTTTCAAGTTACTTGTAAGATTGTTAATGTAACTCTTCAATTTATATGCAGTTAGGCATTTCTATTGCAATAAAACAAAAGTGGCATGCATTTTCTTGTATGGACCATCTAGAAAGACTTCAAATATCAAATgagggtttattttattttctcaatgtAGTTGCTTTAACACTTATTGGAGGCGTGCAACATGTTGATGCTTCTGGGACAAAAGTTCGTGGAGAATCTCATCTGCTTTTAGTTGGTGACCCAGGTAGCTGCTCACTTATCTGAATGACTAATTTTGCTTCTTTGAATTAAGTTTATTTgataactattatttaaaattatttaattatttagaataatatcAACATTAAGATAAAAAAGAAGCTTAATTTGTTAAGCTATGAATGAGTAGGAGCTTCTAAAAGACAACTTTAACTTGTGTGGAATTAATCAAATTACGTCTTTATAATGGTAAAATAGTCTAAGTatagatattttaatttggttgattcaacatttattttctagaaACTTAACAAATTCGGCACTTAAAATTCAATTCAACATTTAGcatttaattttcagttttcaattttatcaaaaaacTTCATAGAACTTGAACAATTTATCCTATTCTCTTATGCAATAGTTATCTTTGTCCAAATGGATTCTGCTAGATTAATGTTTCAATCAAATTCAATGAAGGTACTGGAAAGTCACAATTCTTGAAGTTTGCTGCTAAACTGAGCAACAGATCAGTAATTACAACTGGATTAGGAAGCACC is part of the Impatiens glandulifera chromosome 1, dImpGla2.1, whole genome shotgun sequence genome and encodes:
- the LOC124919057 gene encoding probable DNA helicase MCM9 isoform X2, producing the protein MEGQAAGPGKELAAFLIRRCSDQLRSVILSPDPRHSYSLYVDYAELMDDNQQLAYLVFSQPSEFLPLFDDAAKWAEKVVYGDLRNCENASVKEMVHVRINISGSPLECPETCPTIGRIRAKHRGILLTVKGTVVRSGAVKMIEGEREFICKKCKHRFKVYPDLETSNSITQPLSCPSQNFRVCESTSFQFIENTIVCHDYQEIKIQESTQLLGVGAIPRSIPVILKDDLVDVVKAGDDVIVTGILTARWSSDLKDVRCDLEPVLVANHVRRTNELRSGIDIPDEVIMTFKKFWFDFKDSPLKGRNAILQAICPQIFGLFTVKLAVALTLIGGVQHVDASGTKVRGESHLLLVGDPGTGKSQFLKFAAKLSNRSVITTGLGSTSAGLTVTAVKDGGEWMLEAGALVLADGGLCCIDEFDSMREHDRATIHEAMEQQTISVAKAGLVTTLSTKTIVFGATNPKGQYDPTQPLSVNTALSGPLLSRFDIVIVLLDTKNPEWDAVVSSHILAEDEPEKDKAEEDRARVWPLEMLRRYIYFAKGHFKPVLTKEAERVITSYYQLQRRSATQNAARTTVRMLESLIRLAQAHAKLMFRNEVTRLDAITAILCIEASMTTSAIVDSAGNALHSNFTENPDQEYAKQESLILEKLRFVDDFPDVNIREHVT
- the LOC124919057 gene encoding probable DNA helicase MCM9 isoform X1, with product MEGQAAGPGKELAAFLIRRCSDQLRSVILSPDPRHSYSLYVDYAELMDDNQQLAYLVFSQPSEFLPLFDDAAKWAEKVVYGDLRNCENASVKEMVHVRINISGSPLECPETCPTIGRIRAKHRGILLTVKGTVVRSGAVKMIEGEREFICKKCKHRFKVYPDLETSNSITQPLSCPSQNFRVCESTSFQFIENTIVCHDYQEIKIQESTQLLGVGAIPRSIPVILKDDLVDVVKAGDDVIVTGILTARWSSDLKDVRCDLEPVLVANHVRRTNELRSGIDIPDEVIMTFKKFWFDFKDSPLKGRNAILQAICPQIFGLFTVKLAVALTLIGGVQHVDASGTKVRGESHLLLVGDPGTGKSQFLKFAAKLSNRSVITTGLGSTSAGLTVTAVKDGGEWMLEAGALVLADGGLCCIDEFDSMREHDRATIHEAMEQQTISVAKAGLVTTLSTKTIVFGATNPKGQYDPTQPLSVNTALSGPLLSRFDIVIVLLDTKNPEWDAVVSSHILAEQDEPEKDKAEEDRARVWPLEMLRRYIYFAKGHFKPVLTKEAERVITSYYQLQRRSATQNAARTTVRMLESLIRLAQAHAKLMFRNEVTRLDAITAILCIEASMTTSAIVDSAGNALHSNFTENPDQEYAKQESLILEKLRFVDDFPDVNIREHVT
- the LOC124919057 gene encoding probable DNA helicase MCM9 isoform X3 yields the protein MEGQAAGPGKELAAFLIRRCSDQLRSVILSPDPRHSYSLYVDYAELMDDNQQLAYLVFSQPSEFLPLFDDAAKWAEVVYGDLRNCENASVKEMVHVRINISGSPLECPETCPTIGRIRAKHRGILLTVKGTVVRSGAVKMIEGEREFICKKCKHRFKVYPDLETSNSITQPLSCPSQNFRVCESTSFQFIENTIVCHDYQEIKIQESTQLLGVGAIPRSIPVILKDDLVDVVKAGDDVIVTGILTARWSSDLKDVRCDLEPVLVANHVRRTNELRSGIDIPDEVIMTFKKFWFDFKDSPLKGRNAILQAICPQIFGLFTVKLAVALTLIGGVQHVDASGTKVRGESHLLLVGDPGTGKSQFLKFAAKLSNRSVITTGLGSTSAGLTVTAVKDGGEWMLEAGALVLADGGLCCIDEFDSMREHDRATIHEAMEQQTISVAKAGLVTTLSTKTIVFGATNPKGQYDPTQPLSVNTALSGPLLSRFDIVIVLLDTKNPEWDAVVSSHILAEQDEPEKDKAEEDRARVWPLEMLRRYIYFAKGHFKPVLTKEAERVITSYYQLQRRSATQNAARTTVRMLESLIRLAQAHAKLMFRNEVTRLDAITAILCIEASMTTSAIVDSAGNALHSNFTENPDQEYAKQESLILEKLRFVDDFPDVNIREHVT